The Neoarius graeffei isolate fNeoGra1 chromosome 10, fNeoGra1.pri, whole genome shotgun sequence genome has a segment encoding these proteins:
- the LOC132892778 gene encoding H-2 class II histocompatibility antigen, A-U alpha chain-like, whose protein sequence is MKLFLIFFTLMCVRDTESQFKHQDLELIECSEKNKEYMLGSDGDEMFYADFEKKKVVIMLPPFTDLIGFPGAYESAKANLAACQQNLKLSIEDFKAQPEPQDAPQSSIYLKENMELGSENMLICHFTRFFPPPVTVRWTKNSVDVTEQSTLSRYYPNEDKTYNQFSHLPFTPQEGDVYSCTVEHEALETPDTKTWEVDVELPSVGPSVVCGVGLAVGLLGVATGTFFLVKGNRCN, encoded by the exons ATGAAATTATTTCTCATCTTTTTCACACTAATGTGTGTGAGGGACACTGAATCACAGT TTAAACATCAAGACCTGGAACTAATTGAATGTTCAGAGAAGAATAAGGAGTATATGTTAGGGTCCGatggagatgagatgttttatgcAGATTTTGAGAAGAAGAAAGTAGTGATAATGCTGCCTCCCTTCACTGATCTGATTGGGTTCCCTGGAGCGTACGAGTCTGCTAAGGCTAACCTGGCCGCCTGCCAACAAAACTTAAAGTTGTCGATAGAGGACTTTAAAGCCCAGCCGGAGCCACAGG ATGCCCCACAAAGCTCCATCTATCTCAAAGAAAATATGGAGCTGGGTTCAGAGAACATGCTCATCTGCCACTTCACACGATTTTTCCCTCCACCTGTTACTGTGCGCTGGACCAAAAACAGTGTGGATGTGACGGAACAATCCACACTCAGCCGCTATTACCCGAATGAGGACAAAACCTACAACCAGTTCTCCCACCTGCCCTTCACTCCACAGGAAGGAGACGTTTACAGCTGCACGGTGGAGCACGAGGCCCTGGAGACACCCGACACCAAGACATGGG aggtggATGTTGAGCTTCCCAGTGTGGGTCCCTCTGTGGTCTGTGGAGTGGGTCTGGCTGTCGGACTGCTCGGAGTCGCTACTGGAACTTTCTTCCTCGTCAAAGGAAACAGATGCAACTGA